The Panthera tigris isolate Pti1 chromosome E3, P.tigris_Pti1_mat1.1, whole genome shotgun sequence genome segment GTGTGCTCACTTGCATGGGTATGCTAAGAATAGAAAGAGGTGCAAGACAGACTCCTGAAACTATAAAGTCCCCGTCCTCAAGGAACTTGCCTCTGGATGGCAAGATCAGAGACAGTGTGGGGTAACATTAAGAACAAGCTTGAACCCTACACTCCGTCCCGGGGTTGAATTCTTACTTGCCATTTAACCTCAACAAACCTCAGTTTTTCCACCTGCAACATGGGGATAATTGCTACCTCACAAGAGCTTCTctgaaatgaatgagaaaatgtcATGAGAGTTTACTGTGAATACTTTCAATGTCTCACATGATGGCCTTACtggttttggaaaagaaatgcacACTCGTTGTAGAAAACAGACCACACGGCACCAAAACTTTATGCACCTTCTTCCAAGACCTTACTCTCTGAAACATGACTTTGCTGGAGCAGCTGTAATTGTGAAAACACATCCATGCAGCGGACACTACTCAAAGCTTCAAGTATCACAAAAAGTTCAGCAAAGCAGCTGGTTTCCTCGATGCTCCCGAGGCACTGGTTGCAGGCAGTGGGAAGGCCCCACAGCCCCCGGGAGAGTGGTCAGGatgagggtggggctggggccaaGGAGAGGGAGCGAGGAGTCCCTGGGATGTGACAGCCAGCCATCCCATGGATGGATGAGAACTCCGCCTTAAACTCTCCCTGTATTATGTGCTGTAAAAACCTACAAGACACGTCTGTTCCTGACCCTCCCAGGTTCTTGGGAGTTTAAGGATGTGTCCCAAACCACAGGCTGGTCTTCGGGATCCGTGGGTCCTGCTGGAAAGGCCACTTCTGAAGGGAGGTGTCCAGAACGAGCACCCAGGTGGGCACTCAGGGATCTTGAGGCGCTGGGGCAATTGGGGAAGGTTCCAGGGAGGTCGAAGATCTTTTATTCAACTGACTGGCTCTCCCTTGGGCCCGGAACACAGATAAATAACAACACGATGTGAGGCAGGGATGAAGGAATGTGAAGGTTGTGAAAACAATGAGGAGCCACTCAAGTTAGTCTGAGGTAATGAGAGGAAAGCAGTTTCCAAAGACAAACTCCTGAGCCAGCTAAGGTGATGGCCGGTGTGGTCAGCTGGAGGATTTCTGGTGCCAAGCAACGGAAGGATAGCCGGAGAGGGCCCCTGGATGACCACTGGGCACAAGCGAGAGAACACTCACCTGTAGGGACAGGACACACCCTGGGCAAGGCAGTCCTGTATGAAGAACATTCCAAATGAAGGCAGGATAGCACAGTgcagtgcttcccaaactttgGTATCCGAATCACCTGGGAGCTAATAAAGAACGCAGAGGCCCAGGCCTGGTGAAGCAGGATAGGACCCGGGCCTTTGTTGTTATATCCCAGCCTCCGGTGATTCTGACACCTGCCGCAGCTTGAGAACTTTTCAGAACATGAGCTCTGGACCCAGACTccgtgggtttgaatcccagctcggCCATGTGTTTCCTCGGCGACTCTGGCAATGCTATAGATTCACCGTTTGTGATCTGGAACTTCTAACAGTACCTATCTCAGAACTgctgggagggaggaatgagTTGTTAGCAGCACAGCCACTGGAATGGTGTCTGGACCATAAGATGTACTGTGGGAATGGTAGTCACTATTCTCCAACCTGTGTCATCTGTGGCAGAAAGCTGCCATTAGAGaggaaaattaaaggaattgCAGGGTAAGAGAGGATATTCAGTACATTTAACTGagatttttacaaaaacagaaaaccctaCTCAGCTAGCATATGTGACCAGCCAGTGAGCAGCTTGAGACGTCTGAGTGAGAAGCTGAGCGCCCAGGTTGCCATGACAGCAGCCAACAACAGGAGGAGGAAAAGCTCTCTCGGTTTATTAGAGAAAGCTGGGGTGCTCAGCTCCCCACATGGCTTCCTTCCCGTTGGCTCGATCCTGGGACGTGATGGAGGAATGATCGAGGTGGAAGAGGCTCCCACACGGGTACCCCGCCTGCAGCTGCTCTCTGGGATGCTTGGAAGAACTTAAAGGGGAGACTGGAGAGCCAGTCATCAGCCCACAGGTACCTGTTAAGAAAATATACAGGGTTGCTTCCACATATCCAGAACTTCTAGAAGTACTCTGAGACATACTCGGCTGAACCCCCTGGGAACACACAATAAACCCATCTCCTTTCTGATGGGTTAAGGAGAGCTTAGGTGGGTGAACTTGAAACCGTAGGCAAAAAACCAAGCATGGGTAACAGCGTCAGGTGTGGGCAAAGAGGATGCCTTCTGGGGAACCTGTCGTGGCCTCCTCCTGCCGTGCCCCCGCCCACGGGGCACAGGTTTGTGGGGCCAGGGAAACGTAGACACCCAGAGCTTGTGTCCTCACTTCACGCATCAGACGACAGTTGAGGTTAGACCTTAGACCTTGGAATCCCTGTCCAAAGTGACCCAAGCCCGCTTCTGATGCCTACAGGAGCCTCTCTCCAGGTCCATTTTCACAAAGGCAGTGCTGCCCCATGGCGCACACCCTAGGGCCCAAGTCCTGGGTGGCCAAGGGACGGTGGTTTGCAGCGACAGGGCGCTTGGGAGGCGTGTGCTGGGGTTCCCTCGCAATGTGGCAAAGAACcaggtgggaagaggagaggccTGGACCACTGGATGGCCAGCTGTGACACCACACTGTGGCAGAGACTGGACTCTGAGAACTCCAAATTCAAACTTGGCCTTCCAGTATGTTATGTCAAGGTAGGAGGGTGGAACAGATTTGGGCTCAGCTTGATTTACAACTTTTAGACATTAAGACCTGGCATGTGGTTCTCCATTTGCATTCTTGCCTCTGATTTCAcaaatgttgggggggggggtgcgcctgATGACTAAAGACACGTACTTTAGTACCAGATAGGCCGAAACTGAAACATCTGTGAGTGTGCCATTTATTATGTGCCTCGGGCAATTTACTTCAACACTCTAATAATACTGATGTTAAGGCTCTTTCGGTTCCAGGGAGTATCCCAATTCAAATGGACTTGTAAGTAAGGGATTTGTTGGTTCCTACAACTGACAAGTCCAGTAGTAGAAACCTTAGGTGTGTCTGGATCCGGCAGTCTCACCAGCAACCTCAGCACATGGTCTCCACATCTTTGGCCCTGCTTTCCTGTGCTAGCTTCCTTCTTGGGCAGGACTACGCACATGGTCATAAGCTTACATCCTACTTACGAAGCAATCCCTGCAGAAAATGAAAGGTATCACTTTTCCAAAGATCTGGCAAAATCCAGGGATCTGATGATTGGTTATATGCCAGTCTGTGTCTATCCCCTACAAATCATGTGGATTAAGAGTCAGGGAAGTCGTTTTCACCAAATAAAAACTAAGATGCGGTTACCAGGAGAATAACTGCGGCAAAAACGAGTGGTTTGATGGGGGAATAAATGCTTAGCGCTCAACGTGAGCCACTACTGATGTGATGGAGAAAAGGCAAATAGACTCAAAACTAGGTACGCGTACAGAACGGAAAGCAAGTGGAAACCGTGTTCGTTTTCCAACTGCCCCGAATTCTGGAATGAGTTGGCAGCTTGAAGAAATGAAGCCTTGGAAATGCACTCACAATCTCAGAAGACACACTACGGTCGTATGTATGAATCACGCTTTCGGTTGCTGTGGCTGATTCTGCAAACACCAACCCGTGCCCATCAGTGCGCCTCAGCCTCAAAACTTGGGTATGACACCAAGCCTTGTTCGCCAAGAAGACTGTTACTGGAATTGTGTAGAGAAGCACATGAATCCCCAAATTATTAAGTTTCTAGGTACGCGGCCAATTTGGGGCAACGTTCAGTCTCTCTAACGCTGAGATAACCTACTATCACTGAGGACTCATCACGACAGTGTCTGCTTTCTACTCACCTCCTGTCATCTCCAGCTACAGAACAATCTTAAATATTGAGGATCCTTCTTACCCTGATAGAAATTGACCAAGACTATTCATAGATCTCTAAATGTGGACTTTTGTGGTTtacactttttttctatttttgatgaCTGATAAAAATAGgctatatacattttaaagatttccccagttttttattttgaaaaattgcaaACCCACAGAAGTTCAAATAGTACTACTAAAATATTAACACcgccttcacacacacacacacatttttgatCAAACAAAACCACGGCGGCCTCTGCTCTATGTTAATATCCAGATACCTTCTCCATGCTTACGAGAGAAGCAGCCTCATGTTTAGTGAGAGGAGCAGTGTCCTCAGGAAGCCTCAGTGTTCTTTTTTGTAGGACTTCACTGATCTCATTAGAAACTCACAGCCCTGCAAGGCCCTTTGCACAggatttattcccattttacagatgaggaaacaaactcAGACAGGCCAAGTGATCTATCTGCTCAAGGGTTGTCAGTAAGTGACCCAGACGAACCTGGAACCAAAGACTTCTGACTTCAGTAACTCAACATATTCGGGTCACTTCTCTCCTGGATATACAGTGAGAGTAAAGCCGGAGCCAAACAGATATGCAAAGAAGTGTTTTAGCTTCATTCTTCTGACCGTCTGAAAGCAAATATTCACCAGGACCCATGTGCACAGCATTATCAATCAGAAGTCTTATCAGGAGCATAAAACTGCAATGGAAATTGAGAGCAGAAGGGTGCACACACAGAGGGTATAGAAATATCTGTTAACTGCCCCCAATTCGACTTCAGTATTTACCGAGCGCTTACTCTGTTCCCGGTATTGTGCTTGGGATACCGAGCAAACAAGATAGACAAAGATTCTGCCCTTGTGAAGCTCACATTCCCGTGGGCTAATGAACAATCCAGAAGCTGCCAATGAGAGATTGGTGGGCTGCATCTGGCCCACATTAGTGTTTTGTCTGGTCCACagtgtttcatttttgtctttttataataaGTCACCAACTTCTAGCTTCTCTGAAACAGGCAACTTCTGTGGGATTCCCGAATAAGAAGTAACAGCCCCCCCGCCGCCAGGACACGTGTCTTCTGGAGATCACTTCAGTTCCCAGGATCTCCCACTGTCTTACACCCAGGCAACTGTGGCCCAATTCATGCATTTGCGTTTCCTACTCGACATCCTAAAGCATTTAAGCTGAAACCCCCGAAGCAAACAAATATTCAAAGGAGATCATTTCGGATCAGATAAAgtcacacaaaagaaataaaatgagctaACGTGACAGGAGTGACAGGATTGGTGGAAAGGGCTACTTCAGACTGGGTGGCCAGGGAGGGTCTCTCCGAAGTGTAACTGAAACAGAGAACTGCGTTACCAACAGGAAAAATGCTTCGAAGCAGAGGAACAGCACGGGCACAGGTTCCACTTGGGGCAGGAAATAACTTGGCCTGGTCAAATAACAGCAGCAAGTTTGGGGTGGTTGGGAGAGGGGTAAGAGGttcacagaggaaggaagaagccagATTACACAGGACCTTAAAGGCCATGATGAGAATCTTGGATTTTATTCCAGGTGCGATAGGAAGCCTTTGGAAGGCTTTTGCTTGGGAACAATGTGATCTGGTTTACACTTTCAAAGATCACTGTGGGATGCAGGGAAGTGATGTAAACGAGGCAAGagaagaagcagggagaccaacGAGAAGGCTGGATTATCGTAGTCCAGCAGGTGCCAGTGGCTAGGACCAGGATGGTTAacagaaaagatggagaaaagcagATTCAGGACATAATCTGGAGTAGAACCAAAAGAATTTTCTGATGGAGTGGATGGCAATAGTGCCAGTGGGCCGGAAGGATTAACAAAAAAGGGAGTAACGAGAGAGAACTCCAAGGTTGTGCCTTGTTCAAAGGGATGTCTAGGGGAGGCCCCCATCGCAGGGACCGAGGGCAAGACAGGGATTTCGGATGGATAAATTTTGCCAAGACGCAAGTCGTCCTAGAGcctcatttcccttctcccacaccCAAGCATTCTCAAATCCAAGCAGCTGAACTTGTAAATGCCTCACCTCTTACCAACTCTATCCCTTCAACTTCAGACCCACCGCCTCCGTCTGGATCCAATTCTGTCTCTTGCCGGGACTTTCCCAACAGCCTTCTATAGCTATGAATGAACTAGCAAAAAGCACTTGCTACCCACGCGTACCTCTCTCCCACTAGCCATCCTTGACGGCAGAGATGACGCCCTATTCGTATTCATCCCCGGTGCTAGTGCTGTGCTGGGCCCACAGTGGGCACTCAAATATTTGATGAACTGAAAAGAGGTCTCCTCAGATAGAATACAACCTCCTTGCAGAGAGGAGTCCTATCTTGGAATTCTAGCATTCCTCTACACAACTTAAAGAACCAGCTGCCAAATGTATAATCAAGTTCCAGAAACTTCGCCTTCCCAAGGGacgggtttctttctttttcatttagtttcaAAGTACTGAGTCCCATATTTACCTGGTAGTTAAGAAACGAGATTGGCCAACAGACAACGTATATTATTACTCTTTTCCACTTTTCTTCCAAATCTAGGGACTTTATATGTGCATACGTTAACAACATCTTTGTAAGGAGGCCAAGAGAGAGGATTATTCTccattttacaagaaaaaaaactgaggcaccaaAGGAAATCCCTAAATTCCATTTTGATGGAATTCGGAGCTTCGCCTGGATTAAGACTGGTCCTTCCCTGACACAATCCCACAGTTCTGTAATTGGAGGGTATCCCAGGCTCCCACCCCTGCAAAACTGCTGGTTAGTACTCAGGGGTTCCCTAGGTTTTGCTTCCACAACTGCAAACTCCTTTGGGTACCAGGGTGTGTTGCCCCAAGGTCAAAGGCCATGTCCTCTCTCTCCAACTGTCCATTTCCCTCAGCACCTGGTGAAGACAGATTCCATCCCTTCGGcccaggagaaagagaagcacCTTGGTCATTAGACCGGGAAGTCAAGTAAGGCCAGGAGTCACAACCAGCAAGAAGAGAGAGATCAAAATAGGCAAGAAGAGTttcaatgggggaaaggagagaggagccGCCACTGAAAATCCAAATACTCCTTTCAAGAGGCTTCCAGCTGAGGAGTACCTGGGAGGAGGAAGTGGCAGCCGCGGCGCAGGCCAGATCCTTCCTGCCACACCCGCCCAGAGTCATTTCTTCAAGGCGCCCAGGCTTCTCAGAGCCTCCTGGGCCTGGGTCAGCTGCTGCTGCAGCCTCTGGCGGGTGCTCTCGTTGGAGGCCCGCTTCAGGAGGCCCTGCATTTCTTCTACCACCGCCCGATGGCCAGGGGTGTTATGGAAAAGCCGCACTGCCCGGTCCCCACAGGAGGCCAGAAGCCGGCCAGTGATGTCAAAGGACAAGTCAGTGATACACTCCCCATGGACCTGCTCAAAGCACTCCTCCTTCTCACCCCGCCGGGTGTTGTAGAGATGAATACTGCTGCCACTGGCCAAGGCCAAGACCTGGGCGTCAGGGGAGAGAGCCAGGCGGCACGGCATGGTGCTCGCCTCTTCAAAGCAGCCTGTCCTCAGCAAGTAGGGATCCTGCTGCTTCTTGTACTCCACATCTGTGTCCCACAGTTTCCACGTCCCGTCCTTGGAGACCGAGGCCATCCTGCAGCATGGAAAATCACGGCTCAAGCCCCAGTGCACTCTGGAGGGGAGGGCACTGGGACAGCATTAGGGGCTCCAGCTAGGAAGCCAAGTGCACGGCTAGGTCTACTTCCTGCTGAGGGCCGGGCACTCTACCCACTTCAGAGCTGCTGCAGAGATAGGCAAAAAAAAAGGCCCTGGTTGCCAACAGGGGCTGGGAGCCGCTGGTAAGACATCAGAGAGGATTCACTCACCTGCGGGAGTCATTGGAGAAAGCGAAGAAGTGGACGGCGGCCGAGTGACCCTTCAGTTCAAAGGCTCGCACAACCTCCTGGAAGTCCCCTTTTTTCCCAAAGCAGACTTCCCAAACTTTGACATCTGGGGTGAAGCCACACGAGGCCACAAACCTGTCACACAACCAGATTCCTTTACAACTTCATCTCTAGGGCATTTTATTTCTGCCAACCTGCTAAACCTCATTCCCGAGAAAGTTCATCATCTTCTACCTCAATAAcactgtgcttttaaaaatgtgacctcGGTCCATCCTCATGGCCAGGCTAGAAGATACATGGTACCCCCACTGCGCATGATTCCATCCGGTCTGCTCCTTCCACTATCTGAAGcgggctctctgctc includes the following:
- the TBL2 gene encoding transducin beta-like protein 2 isoform X4; the protein is MDFSSNGKYLATCADDRTVRIWSTKDFLQREHRSMRANVELDHATLVRFSPDCRAFIVWLANGDTLRVFKMTKREDGGYTFTATPEDFPKKHKASVINIGIADTGKFIMTASSDTTILIWNLKGHVLSTINTNQMNNTHAAISPCSRFVASCGFTPDVKVWEVCFGKKGDFQEVVRAFELKGHSAAVHFFAFSNDSRRMASVSKDGTWKLWDTDVEYKKQQDPYLLRTGCFEEASTMPCRLALSPDAQVLALASGSSIHLYNTRRGEKEECFEQVHGECITDLSFDITGRLLASCGDRAVRLFHNTPGHRAVVEEMQGLLKRASNESTRQRLQQQLTQAQEALRSLGALKK